From the genome of Candidatus Paceibacterota bacterium, one region includes:
- a CDS encoding pilin, with translation MLPVLVYAQGQDVFSLWGYIMSLISTLTKLVWLLTILTFLWGLVNFMKNAENEKERGNAKEMMKGSIIAFFIAVSFWGMVTFAIKAFDLVPDDPGYLPTTRSN, from the coding sequence ATGTTACCAGTTCTCGTATATGCTCAAGGGCAGGATGTATTCTCACTTTGGGGATATATTATGTCACTTATCTCAACTCTTACGAAACTTGTCTGGCTACTCACAATCCTTACATTCCTCTGGGGTCTCGTGAATTTCATGAAGAACGCAGAGAATGAAAAGGAGAGGGGAAATGCGAAAGAAATGATGAAGGGTTCAATCATTGCATTCTTCATTGCCGTGAGTTTCTGGGGAATGGTCACTTTTGCCATAAAGGCTTTTGACTTAGTTCCTGATGATCCTGGATATCTTCCTACTACTCGTTCAAACTAA
- the infA gene encoding translation initiation factor IF-1 produces MSEATTNEAQINGVISEALPNTLFRVELEDGREVIGYLSGKMRIHRIRVLVGDKVTLVDNPYEGKLRIVKRM; encoded by the coding sequence ATGTCGGAAGCTACTACAAACGAAGCCCAGATCAATGGGGTAATATCAGAGGCACTACCTAATACTCTTTTTCGAGTTGAACTCGAAGATGGCCGTGAGGTCATTGGGTATCTCTCTGGCAAGATGCGTATACACCGTATACGCGTTCTTGTTGGTGATAAGGTAACTCTCGTAGATAACCCCTACGAAGGCAAGCTTCGTATTGTTAAGCGAATGTAA
- the rpmJ gene encoding 50S ribosomal protein L36, producing MRVRASVKTICAKCKSIRRRGVIYVICENPRHKQRQG from the coding sequence ATGCGCGTTCGAGCATCAGTAAAAACAATTTGCGCAAAGTGTAAGTCGATTCGTCGTCGCGGCGTTATTTACGTCATCTGCGAGAATCCACGACACAAGCAGCGACAAGGTTAA
- the rpsM gene encoding 30S ribosomal protein S13 gives MRISGITVPEDKQLWVGLTVFHGIGFTTAKKILKNAEVAEDKKPGDLSESQEAIIRKQVESMTLEGDLKREKAANIKRLKDIKCYRGIRHIKGLPVHGQRTKTNARTLRGAKKTMGSGRRKVEKK, from the coding sequence ATGCGTATTTCAGGTATTACCGTTCCTGAGGATAAGCAGCTTTGGGTAGGACTGACCGTATTCCACGGAATCGGTTTCACTACAGCAAAGAAGATCCTTAAGAATGCAGAGGTTGCCGAGGACAAAAAGCCTGGCGATCTCTCAGAATCACAAGAAGCGATTATTCGTAAGCAGGTTGAGTCCATGACACTCGAGGGAGACCTCAAGCGTGAGAAGGCAGCAAACATCAAGCGCCTCAAGGACATCAAGTGCTATCGCGGTATTCGTCATATCAAGGGACTCCCAGTCCACGGTCAGCGTACGAAGACAAATGCTCGTACACTTCGCGGTGCGAAGAAGACCATGGGATCTGGTCGTCGCAAGGTAGAAAAGAAGTAG
- the rpsK gene encoding 30S ribosomal protein S11: MGKKRIVKKAGSSVDQGLKARALARSSKRKVAHGVLNVQSTYNNTIVTLTDAEGKVLMWSSSGSLGFAGAKKGTPFAAAKIGELIAEKAQMIGLKSVDAVVKGVGSGREAPIRSFIAKGIEVSSIRDVTPVPHNGPRAKKPRRI, encoded by the coding sequence ATGGGTAAGAAGCGTATCGTCAAAAAGGCTGGTTCATCTGTTGATCAGGGTCTCAAGGCCCGCGCACTCGCACGTTCTTCAAAGAGGAAGGTAGCGCACGGCGTGCTCAACGTTCAGTCGACATACAACAACACGATTGTCACGCTCACGGACGCTGAGGGCAAAGTCCTCATGTGGTCGTCATCGGGCTCACTCGGATTCGCAGGTGCGAAGAAGGGTACCCCATTTGCAGCAGCAAAGATCGGCGAGTTGATCGCTGAGAAGGCGCAAATGATCGGCCTTAAGTCTGTTGACGCAGTCGTCAAGGGAGTCGGTTCGGGCCGTGAGGCACCGATCCGTTCATTTATCGCGAAGGGAATTGAGGTGAGCTCAATTCGCGACGTGACACCAGTACCACACAATGGTCCTCGTGCAAAGAAGCCTCGTCGTATCTAA